A single genomic interval of Spirosoma linguale DSM 74 harbors:
- a CDS encoding dihydrolipoamide dehydrogenase (TIGRFAM: dihydrolipoamide dehydrogenase~PFAM: pyridine nucleotide-disulphide oxidoreductase dimerisation region; FAD-dependent pyridine nucleotide- disulphide oxidoreductase; glucose-inhibited division protein A; FAD dependent oxidoreductase; fumarate reductase/succinate dehydrogenase flavoprotein domain protein~KEGG: ara:Arad_2251 dihydrolipoamide dehydrogenase), protein MASQYDVIVVGSGPGGYVAAIRASQLGLKTAVIERESLGGICLNWGCIPTKALLKSAQVFEYIKHSADYGITISGESKADFGAVIKRSRGVAESMSKGVQFLMKKNKIDVISGFGKVKSGKKVEVKAADGTVTTYDAKHIIIATGSRARQLPNVPIDGNKVIEYRKAMSLEKRPDSLLVIGSGAIGVEFAYVYASMGTKVTIVEFLPNVVPIEDEDISKELAKQYKKLGIDIYTKSEVTKVDTSGNGCKVFVKTPDGEKTFDVDIVLSAAGIVANIENIGLEELGISVDRGKIVTDDYYRTNVEGFYAIGDVTKGQALAHVASAEAIICVEKIAGLSHVEPLNYNNIPGCTYCTPEIASVGYTEKAAREAGYELKVGKFPFSASGKAKAGGVPEGFVKVIFDAKYGEFLGAHFIGSNVTEMIAEVVTARKLETTGEEILKAVHPHPTMSEAIKDATEAAYGEAIHL, encoded by the coding sequence ATGGCTTCACAGTACGATGTAATCGTTGTGGGTAGCGGGCCGGGCGGCTATGTGGCTGCTATCCGGGCGTCGCAGTTGGGTCTGAAAACGGCCGTCATCGAGCGCGAAAGCCTCGGCGGCATTTGTCTGAACTGGGGCTGTATCCCAACCAAAGCCCTGCTGAAATCGGCGCAGGTTTTTGAATATATCAAGCACTCGGCAGATTATGGAATCACCATTTCGGGCGAGTCGAAAGCTGATTTTGGTGCCGTCATCAAGCGGAGCCGGGGTGTTGCCGAAAGCATGAGTAAAGGCGTTCAGTTTCTGATGAAAAAGAACAAGATTGACGTCATCAGCGGTTTCGGTAAAGTAAAATCAGGTAAAAAGGTAGAGGTAAAGGCTGCCGATGGTACTGTCACGACCTACGATGCCAAACATATTATCATCGCTACCGGTAGCCGTGCCCGCCAATTGCCTAACGTACCCATTGATGGGAACAAGGTTATTGAATACCGGAAGGCTATGTCGCTCGAAAAGCGGCCTGATAGCCTGCTGGTAATCGGTTCCGGTGCTATTGGCGTGGAATTCGCCTACGTGTATGCCAGCATGGGCACCAAAGTGACCATCGTCGAATTCCTGCCCAACGTAGTGCCGATTGAAGATGAAGATATCTCGAAAGAACTGGCCAAGCAATACAAGAAACTTGGTATCGATATTTACACGAAGTCGGAAGTAACCAAAGTGGACACCAGCGGCAATGGCTGCAAAGTGTTCGTGAAAACACCCGATGGCGAAAAAACCTTTGATGTCGACATCGTTCTGTCGGCAGCGGGTATTGTCGCCAATATCGAAAACATTGGGCTCGAAGAACTGGGTATTTCGGTCGACCGGGGCAAGATTGTTACGGACGATTACTACCGCACAAACGTTGAAGGTTTCTATGCCATCGGCGACGTAACGAAAGGCCAGGCACTGGCGCACGTAGCCTCGGCCGAAGCGATCATCTGTGTTGAGAAAATTGCCGGTTTGTCGCACGTCGAGCCGCTGAACTATAACAACATTCCGGGCTGTACTTACTGTACGCCAGAAATTGCCTCGGTTGGTTATACCGAAAAGGCCGCACGTGAAGCGGGTTATGAGCTGAAAGTAGGCAAGTTCCCGTTCTCGGCCTCGGGTAAAGCCAAAGCGGGTGGCGTACCCGAAGGGTTCGTAAAAGTTATTTTTGATGCCAAATACGGCGAGTTCCTGGGGGCTCACTTCATTGGCTCAAACGTAACGGAAATGATTGCTGAGGTGGTAACCGCCCGCAAGCTGGAAACAACCGGAGAAGAGATTCTGAAGGCGGTTCACCCGCACCCAACCATGTCGGAAGCCATCAAAGATGCAACCGAAGCGGCTTACGGCGAAGCAATTCACCTGTAA
- a CDS encoding glycosyl transferase family 2 (PFAM: glycosyl transferase family 2~KEGG: geo:Geob_1481 glycosyl transferase family 2) translates to MFNNKKVIVVMPAYRAALTLERTYREIPLDLVDDVILVDDASPDNTVEVARQLGIRHIIRHDRNKGYGGNQKTCYAKALELGADIVVMLHPDYQYTPLLLPAIISIIGNELYPVVFASRILGKGALKGGMPMYKYIANRFLTFSQNLLMNQKLSEYHTGYRAFSGEVLRSLDFTHNSDDFIFDNEMVAQIFYKGYEIGEVTCPTKYFEEASSINFRRSSIYGLGVLRTSFLYFLTKIGVFNWKVLT, encoded by the coding sequence ATGTTTAATAATAAGAAGGTAATTGTCGTGATGCCCGCCTACCGGGCAGCCTTGACGCTGGAACGCACTTACCGAGAAATTCCGCTCGATTTAGTCGATGACGTCATTTTAGTTGACGATGCCAGCCCAGACAATACGGTCGAAGTAGCCAGACAACTAGGTATTCGGCATATAATCCGGCACGACCGGAACAAAGGCTATGGCGGCAATCAGAAAACCTGCTATGCCAAAGCTCTCGAACTTGGGGCCGACATTGTCGTTATGCTCCACCCCGATTATCAGTATACTCCTCTCCTATTGCCCGCTATAATTTCCATTATTGGCAACGAATTGTATCCCGTTGTGTTTGCGTCGCGTATTCTGGGGAAAGGGGCTTTGAAAGGAGGCATGCCGATGTATAAATACATTGCCAACCGTTTCCTGACCTTTTCGCAAAACCTGCTGATGAATCAGAAACTGTCCGAATACCATACCGGTTATCGGGCTTTTTCGGGCGAGGTCCTGCGCAGTTTGGATTTTACCCATAACTCCGACGATTTTATCTTCGACAACGAAATGGTAGCCCAGATTTTCTATAAAGGCTACGAAATCGGCGAAGTCACCTGCCCTACCAAATACTTTGAGGAAGCTTCGTCCATTAATTTTCGGCGCAGTTCGATCTACGGTCTTGGCGTATTACGAACCTCATTCCTCTACTTTCTAACCAAAATCGGTGTGTTTAACTGGAAGGTTTTGACGTAG
- a CDS encoding Integral membrane protein TerC (PFAM: Integral membrane protein TerC~KEGG: bba:Bd3076 putative transport protein), producing MLSSETVFFLAFAAFVLVIMALDLGVFSKRKSHVVQFKEAAIWSAIWVALSIAFYFFLQNYGYLVHGITDMARLQEVRNKYAEHVELIPGNFSASLARFQANMSLEYITGYLVEYSLSADNIFVFILIFSSFGVRERYYKKILVWGILGAIILRFVFIFLGSALIQRFEWIMYLFGAFLVYTGVQLFFQKEEDEKIDPSSHPVVRFASKYLNVYHRNVTDNFFIRRKSDHKLFVTPLFLIVIVVAFTDLVFAVDSIPAIFSITKDPYIVFFSNVFAIMGLRSMFFFLSSIMDQFRFLKVGLAVLLTFIGAKMLAEHWLAEQGFKPVYSLYIIIAILGISVLASWLIPEKKEVEA from the coding sequence ATGTTATCTAGCGAAACCGTTTTTTTTCTCGCCTTTGCTGCTTTTGTTCTGGTAATTATGGCCCTGGATTTAGGCGTTTTTTCCAAGCGCAAAAGCCACGTTGTTCAATTTAAGGAAGCGGCAATCTGGAGTGCTATCTGGGTTGCTTTATCAATTGCCTTTTATTTTTTCCTTCAAAATTACGGGTATCTGGTTCATGGCATTACCGATATGGCCCGGCTTCAGGAAGTACGAAATAAATACGCTGAGCATGTTGAGTTAATACCCGGCAATTTTTCTGCCAGTTTAGCCCGCTTTCAGGCCAACATGTCTCTGGAGTACATCACGGGTTATTTGGTGGAGTACTCTTTATCAGCCGATAATATCTTTGTTTTTATACTGATATTCAGTTCATTCGGTGTCCGGGAGCGGTATTATAAGAAGATTCTGGTGTGGGGTATTCTTGGCGCAATTATTCTTCGATTTGTCTTTATCTTCCTGGGCTCAGCCTTGATTCAGCGTTTTGAGTGGATCATGTATCTGTTCGGTGCTTTTCTGGTGTATACAGGTGTCCAACTGTTTTTTCAGAAAGAAGAAGATGAAAAGATTGACCCATCAAGTCATCCGGTAGTGCGTTTCGCCAGTAAATACCTGAACGTCTACCATCGGAATGTGACCGATAATTTTTTCATCCGGCGTAAGTCAGACCACAAGCTGTTCGTAACTCCTTTGTTTCTGATTGTCATTGTCGTGGCCTTCACCGATCTGGTGTTTGCGGTCGATTCCATTCCGGCTATTTTCTCGATTACCAAAGACCCGTATATTGTCTTCTTTTCGAACGTATTTGCCATCATGGGCTTGCGGTCGATGTTCTTCTTCCTGTCCAGCATTATGGATCAGTTCCGTTTCCTGAAGGTTGGTCTGGCGGTACTGCTGACCTTTATCGGGGCTAAGATGCTGGCCGAACACTGGCTGGCTGAGCAAGGGTTTAAACCCGTTTACTCGTTGTACATTATTATTGCTATTCTGGGTATAAGCGTTTTGGCCTCCTGGCTCATTCCTGAAAAGAAAGAAGTAGAAGCATAA
- a CDS encoding TonB-dependent siderophore receptor (TIGRFAM: TonB-dependent siderophore receptor~PFAM: TonB-dependent receptor; TonB-dependent receptor plug~KEGG: neu:NE0559 TonB-dependent receptor protein), which yields MITHFYTYRYYIAGLGLLWGVLLSSLSFGQTTGTIAGRVLTADSQPVAQVTVRLTNGRIGALTNEQGEFTLNQVPAGTHTLLISRMGYSRIRQSVTVAAGETVNLTDITLLESSESLQEVTVEGKNSYKADIPSYSLRVKTPLIELPQNIQVINRQLIADQQIFDMLEGVSRNVSGVTKQEHWDNYARLNMRGSRVAPFRNGMNVQSTWGPLAEDMSMVERIEFVKGPAGFMMANGEPSGFYNVVTKKPTGVSKGEVTMTTGSFDTYRATLDLDGKLKQDGSLLYRLNVMGQAKGSFRDFEYNNRYTVAPVLKYKLSEQTSITAEYTYQYSQMSAIGSAYVFSATGMGNLPRASTAASANLDPTNVHDHSAFLILEHQLNPNWKLTGQLAYFNMSQVGSSIWADSAKADGTVYRYAGIWDAANEGKFAQIFVNGDVKTGGIIHRILAGLDLGNKKYMADWGQSFPLYSKDFTFNVNAPNYYLPASLLPKFDRTQSLRNRAGANVLSQSYSGIYLQDELRFWQDRLRLTLAGRVTSARDSQYGSGTNETVFTPRVGISASLSKQTSLYALYDQAFVPQAGVDRAGNAFKPITGNNMEVGLKRDWADGRWNSTLSLYQITKNNVLTTDPTNPNYSIQLGQTETKGIEFDVRGELLPGLNLVANYAYTDSKITKDTKSENVGMPVPGYSKHVTNAWLAYRVREGSLQGLGVSLGYQWQLDRYAWFSDATSKEPTLPNTFRADGAISWQNGRVNVALNVNNLFDAYLYSGAYYPYGGYYYYQAEAPRNFRLSMGYKF from the coding sequence ATGATAACACATTTCTATACATATCGATATTACATAGCAGGCTTAGGGTTGCTATGGGGTGTTTTGCTAAGTTCGCTGAGCTTTGGCCAAACGACTGGGACTATTGCCGGTCGGGTTCTGACCGCTGACTCACAACCTGTGGCGCAGGTAACCGTACGACTTACTAATGGTCGAATTGGGGCGTTGACGAATGAGCAGGGTGAGTTTACGCTCAATCAGGTTCCGGCCGGTACGCATACATTGCTGATAAGCCGAATGGGTTATAGCCGTATCCGGCAATCGGTAACGGTAGCCGCCGGCGAAACGGTGAACCTGACCGATATTACCCTGCTGGAAAGTAGTGAGTCGCTTCAGGAAGTAACCGTAGAGGGCAAAAACTCATATAAGGCCGACATCCCGTCATACAGCCTGCGGGTGAAAACGCCCCTGATTGAGCTGCCGCAGAACATTCAGGTCATAAACCGGCAGCTCATAGCCGATCAGCAGATTTTCGATATGCTGGAAGGCGTTTCACGCAATGTAAGTGGGGTAACCAAGCAGGAACACTGGGACAATTACGCCCGCCTGAATATGCGGGGTTCTCGGGTGGCTCCCTTCCGAAATGGGATGAACGTTCAGTCGACCTGGGGCCCACTGGCCGAGGATATGTCGATGGTTGAGCGCATTGAATTTGTGAAAGGTCCCGCCGGTTTCATGATGGCCAACGGCGAACCCAGTGGTTTTTATAACGTCGTGACCAAAAAGCCAACCGGCGTTTCGAAAGGTGAAGTGACCATGACAACAGGAAGTTTCGACACCTACCGCGCCACCCTCGACTTGGATGGTAAACTCAAGCAGGACGGTAGCTTATTGTATCGGCTGAATGTAATGGGCCAGGCCAAGGGCTCTTTCCGCGATTTTGAGTACAATAATCGGTATACGGTGGCCCCCGTACTCAAATATAAATTGAGCGAGCAGACGTCGATAACGGCGGAATACACGTACCAGTATTCACAGATGTCGGCAATTGGATCGGCCTACGTTTTCTCGGCTACGGGCATGGGCAATCTACCCCGTGCCTCAACAGCAGCCTCGGCCAACCTCGACCCCACGAACGTTCACGATCATAGCGCCTTTCTGATTCTGGAACACCAGCTTAATCCGAACTGGAAATTGACCGGCCAACTGGCTTATTTCAACATGAGTCAGGTTGGTAGTTCCATCTGGGCCGATTCAGCTAAAGCCGATGGTACCGTTTACCGGTACGCCGGTATCTGGGATGCAGCCAACGAAGGAAAGTTTGCCCAGATTTTCGTGAATGGCGATGTAAAAACCGGGGGCATTATCCACCGAATCCTGGCAGGTCTGGATTTAGGCAACAAAAAATACATGGCCGACTGGGGCCAGAGCTTTCCACTCTATAGTAAGGATTTTACGTTTAACGTCAACGCACCAAATTATTACCTGCCCGCCAGTCTGCTACCTAAGTTTGACCGAACACAAAGCCTGCGAAACCGCGCCGGGGCCAATGTGCTGAGCCAATCCTATAGCGGAATTTATTTGCAGGATGAGTTACGCTTCTGGCAAGACCGGCTTCGTCTGACATTGGCTGGTCGGGTAACGTCGGCAAGAGACAGCCAATATGGTTCGGGTACGAATGAAACGGTCTTCACACCCCGCGTCGGTATCAGTGCGTCGTTATCGAAACAAACCTCTCTGTATGCGCTTTACGATCAGGCGTTTGTTCCTCAGGCGGGTGTCGATCGAGCTGGAAATGCCTTTAAGCCCATTACCGGCAACAATATGGAAGTTGGTCTAAAGAGAGACTGGGCTGATGGGCGCTGGAATTCGACCCTGTCGCTGTATCAGATCACGAAAAATAACGTACTCACCACCGATCCTACCAATCCCAACTACTCCATTCAGTTAGGCCAGACAGAAACAAAGGGTATTGAATTTGACGTGCGGGGTGAACTGCTGCCGGGCCTGAATCTGGTAGCCAACTACGCCTACACCGACTCAAAAATCACGAAGGATACCAAATCGGAAAATGTAGGGATGCCGGTGCCGGGTTACAGTAAGCACGTAACCAACGCCTGGCTTGCCTATCGGGTACGGGAGGGAAGCTTGCAGGGGCTGGGTGTTTCGCTGGGCTATCAGTGGCAGCTCGACCGGTATGCCTGGTTTTCGGATGCCACATCCAAAGAGCCAACCTTACCGAATACCTTCCGGGCCGACGGGGCCATTTCTTGGCAGAACGGCCGTGTCAACGTTGCGCTTAACGTCAATAATCTATTCGACGCCTATCTGTATTCGGGAGCTTACTACCCGTACGGCGGCTACTATTACTACCAGGCAGAGGCCCCACGCAATTTCCGCCTGAGCATGGGCTATAAATTTTAA
- a CDS encoding Propeptide PepSY amd peptidase M4 (PFAM: Propeptide PepSY amd peptidase M4; PepSY- associated TM helix domain protein~KEGG: tbd:Tbd_0714 hypothetical protein), protein MTAKKLIGKVHLWLGLSSGLLVFVVAITGCVLAFEQEIKTVLRPYQFIEPVANGVPMSPSQLRAIAEEVVPGKPAKAVIYGDGEHSAIVPFYGVAPDYYYQVYMNPYTGKVLHVHDEETDFFHFILHGHYYLWLPETIGQPVVAYGTLVFAIMLITGLVLWWPKNLKKANREKSFRIKWKAKWRRVNYDLHNVPGFYALSIGLVLALTGMIFGIQWFADSVYWVSSGGKTAPVYQLPLSDTTAVRRFAAPEDRVWQQLSRSKPHTAGLYISFPEKASESIFAYVNYKPGTYYKMDYYSFDQHTLKPLITEGPYSGTYAKAGFGDKLRRMNYDIHTGAILSLPGKLLAFCGSLICASLPITGTIIWWGRRKKKSPAVKQYASQRVREKV, encoded by the coding sequence ATGACAGCGAAAAAACTGATTGGTAAAGTACACCTCTGGCTCGGACTCTCGTCCGGGCTATTGGTGTTTGTGGTTGCCATTACGGGCTGTGTATTAGCATTTGAGCAGGAGATCAAGACCGTTTTGCGGCCATATCAGTTCATTGAACCGGTTGCGAACGGTGTTCCTATGTCGCCTTCTCAACTGCGAGCCATCGCCGAAGAAGTGGTGCCGGGTAAACCGGCCAAAGCGGTTATCTATGGCGACGGAGAGCATAGTGCCATTGTTCCCTTTTACGGGGTAGCTCCGGATTATTACTATCAGGTGTATATGAATCCGTATACGGGTAAGGTGCTGCACGTACACGATGAGGAAACGGATTTCTTTCACTTCATCCTCCACGGACACTATTACCTGTGGCTCCCCGAAACGATCGGGCAGCCGGTTGTGGCCTACGGGACATTGGTATTTGCCATCATGTTGATAACCGGTCTGGTATTGTGGTGGCCGAAAAACCTGAAGAAGGCCAATCGGGAGAAAAGCTTCCGCATCAAGTGGAAAGCCAAATGGCGTCGGGTAAATTATGACTTACACAATGTTCCCGGTTTTTACGCGCTGTCCATCGGTCTGGTACTGGCCCTAACGGGGATGATTTTTGGCATTCAGTGGTTCGCCGACTCCGTGTATTGGGTTAGCTCCGGTGGAAAAACAGCACCGGTATATCAGTTGCCTTTGTCCGATACAACGGCCGTTCGACGGTTTGCTGCACCGGAAGACCGCGTCTGGCAGCAGTTGTCAAGGAGTAAGCCACATACCGCCGGACTTTATATTTCCTTTCCAGAAAAAGCGTCGGAATCCATCTTTGCCTACGTCAACTACAAACCCGGCACCTATTATAAAATGGATTACTATTCGTTCGATCAGCACACGCTGAAACCGCTGATAACCGAAGGGCCTTATTCCGGTACCTACGCGAAAGCTGGTTTTGGCGATAAGCTTCGCCGGATGAACTACGACATTCATACCGGTGCCATACTGAGTTTACCGGGTAAACTACTGGCTTTCTGCGGCAGCCTGATCTGTGCTAGTCTACCCATTACAGGTACTATCATCTGGTGGGGACGTCGGAAAAAGAAGTCACCTGCCGTGAAACAGTACGCCAGCCAAAGGGTCAGGGAAAAAGTCTGA